In one window of Tachypleus tridentatus isolate NWPU-2018 chromosome 2, ASM421037v1, whole genome shotgun sequence DNA:
- the LOC143240183 gene encoding THAP domain-containing protein 2-like has translation MVYSCCVFNCSNRHGQVENVSYYRFPKDPERRRRWIAAVNRKNWTPTEHTRLCSKHFVSGMKSDDPLSPYPYFILHVLP, from the exons ATGGTATACTCGTGTTGTGTatttaactgttcaaatcgacatggacaggtggaaaatgtgtcatactACAGATTTCCTAAAGATCCCGAACGAAGAAGACGATGGATTGCAGCTGTCAATAGGAAAAACTGGACACCCACAGAGCACACCAgactttgtagtaaacattttgtgtcag GGATGAAAAGTGATGATCCCCTATCACCTTatccatatttcattttacacgttcTCCCCTGA